In Nocardia asteroides, a single genomic region encodes these proteins:
- the sigK gene encoding ECF RNA polymerase sigma factor SigK, with amino-acid sequence MTNEPAFAPIRLHSADTGEQDPACPADPAGRAATTAQNRQLIGLLAAVAGGDRDAFTDFYRHTSHRVFGLAVRVLRSHAAAEEVTQEVYLQAWSMAARYDETKASPIGWLMMLTHRRAVDRVRTEQNAASRDSVYGHAHLGRAHDSVAEEVGQRLDEQAVLNCLETLTATQREAVGLAYYTGRTYREVADHLAVPLPTLKSRIRDGLKRLETCLTGKTSDA; translated from the coding sequence ATGACCAATGAACCGGCGTTCGCGCCGATTCGCCTGCACAGCGCCGACACCGGCGAACAGGATCCGGCGTGCCCCGCCGACCCGGCCGGCCGCGCGGCGACCACCGCGCAGAACCGGCAGCTGATCGGGCTGCTCGCCGCCGTCGCGGGCGGTGACCGGGATGCCTTCACCGACTTCTACCGGCACACCAGCCACCGCGTGTTCGGGCTGGCCGTGCGGGTGCTGCGCAGCCACGCCGCCGCCGAGGAGGTCACCCAGGAGGTGTACCTGCAGGCCTGGTCCATGGCGGCGCGCTACGACGAGACCAAGGCGAGCCCGATCGGCTGGCTCATGATGCTCACCCACCGCCGCGCGGTGGACCGGGTGCGCACCGAGCAGAACGCGGCCAGCCGCGACTCCGTCTACGGCCATGCCCACCTCGGCCGCGCGCACGACAGCGTGGCGGAGGAGGTCGGCCAGCGGCTCGACGAGCAGGCGGTGCTGAACTGCCTGGAAACGCTCACCGCGACCCAGCGCGAGGCGGTCGGGCTGGCGTACTACACCGGCCGCACCTACCGCGAGGTGGCCGACCACCTCGCGGTCCCGCTGCCCACCCTCAAGAGCCGGATCCGGGACGGGTTGAAACGGCTGGAGACCTGCTTGACCGGAAAGACCAGCGATGCCTGA